The Cellulomonas sp. S1-8 genomic sequence CGTGGACGCAGCGAGCAGCGAGGGCCGACGATGACGCGGCGGGCGCTGGTCGTCCGGCACAGCGGACGTCCCGAGGCGCTGGACGCCACCGAGGCGGTGCTGCGTGCGCTGCGCGACGCGGACGTGGAGCCCGTGACCGCGTCCTTCGACACGACGGCCGACGAGCTGCCGCCCTTCGAGCTCGCGGTCGTGCTCGGCGGCGACGGCACGATCCTGCGTGCCGCGGAGCTCACGCGCGGCACCGACGTCCCCCTGCTCGGCGTCAACCTGGGGCACGTCGGGTTCCTCGCCGAGATCGAGCCCGCGGACGTCACGACGGCCGTGCACCGCCTCACGAGCGGTGACTACGACGTCGAGGAGCGGGCGACGCTCGACGTGCGGGTGGTCGCGGCCGACGGCACCGTGGAGGACTGCTGGGCGCTCAACGAGGCGGCGCTGGAGAAGACCGACCCCGCCCGCATGATCGAGGTCGTCATCGAGGTCGACGGGCGACCCCTGTCGTCCTTCGGCTGCGACGGGCTCGTCGCGGCGTCGGCGACCGGGTCCACGGCGCACGCGTTCTCCGCCGGTGGCCCCGTGGTGTGGCCGGACGTGCGGGGGATGGTCCTCGTGCCGCTGGCCGCCCACTCGCTGTTCGCCCGGCCGCTGGTCATGGGCCCGAGCAGCGTGCTGGCCGTCGAGATCATCGAGCGTTCGCCGTCGACCGCGGTGGTGACGTGCGACGGGCGGCGCCAGCTGGCGCTCGCGCGGGGGACCCGCCTCGAGGTGCGCGTCAGCGACGTGCCGGTGCGGTTCGCCCGCCTCAACCCCGCCCCCTTCACGACGCGCCTGGTGCAGAAGTTCGACCTGCCCGTGGTCGGCTGGCGCGGGGCCCACCACGACGACGAGGACGAGGCGCGGTGATCGACGAGATCCGGATCGACGACCTCGGGGTCATCGGGCGCGCGCACGTGCGCCTCGGCCCCGGCCTGACCGTGCTCACCGGTGAGACCGGCGCCGGCAAGACGATGGTGCTCACGGCACTGGGCCTGCTGCTGGGCGGGCGGGCCGACCCCGCGACCGTCCGGACCGGGGCGACGGGGGCGGCCGTGGAGGGCAGGGTGCTGCTGCCGGCGGGCTCGCCGGCGCTCGAGCGGGCGCGCGACGCCGGCGCGGACGTCGACGACGACGGCACCCTGGTGGTCCTGCGGACGGTCGGCGCGGGCACCGCGGAGGCCACCGGGCGGTCGCGCGCGTACCTCGGCGGGCGCTCGGTGCCGCAGGGCGTGCTCGCCGAGATCGCCGAGGAGCTCGTCACCGTGCACGGTCAGGCCGACCAGATGCGGCTGCGGTCCGCCGCGCGGCAGCGCGCCGCGCTCGACGCGTTCGCCGGACCGGCGCACGCCGCGGTGCTCGCCGAGCACGCCGCGACCTGGGCGGAGCGGGGCCGGGTGCAGTCCGAGCTCGAGGACCGCGTCACCCGCGCGCGGGAGCTGGCGCGCGAGGCCGAGCTGCTGCGCCTGGGCCTGGCCGAGGTGGAGCGGGTCGACCCGCAGCCGGGGGAGGACCTCGCGCTCGCGGCCGAGGCCGAGCGCCTCGGCAACGCCGAGGACCTGCGTGCGGCCGCGGCCGGTGCGCACGTCGCGCTCGTCGGGGACGAGGACGCGGCGGACGTCGGGGCGGCGGCCACCGTCCTCGTCGAGGAGGCACGGCGGTCGCTCGAGCAGGCCGGGCACCACGACCGCGCGCTCGCCGACCTGGCGGCACGGGCCGCCGAGGTGGGGTACCTCCTCGCGGACGTCGCCGCCGAGCTGTCCGCGTACGTGCAGGACCTGCAGGCGGACCCGGCGCGGCTCGACGCCGTGCAGCGTCGGCGTGCCGAGCTCACGGGACTGACCCGCAGCTACGGCGAGGACGTCGCGGCGGTGCTCGAGTGGTCGCAGGGCGCCTCGCTGCGCCTCCTCGACCTCGACGGCGGTGAGGGGCGTGTCGCCGAGCTCACGGCGCGACGCGACGCGCTCGACGACGCGCTGCGGCGCACGGCCGCGACGATCACGGCGACCCGCGTCGACGCCGCGCGTCGGCTCGGGCTCGCGGTCACCGAGGAGCTCGCGAGCCTCGCCATGGGTGGCGCGCACCTCGAGGTGGCCGTGCGGCCCGCCGACGAGCCGGGCGCGCACGGCGCCGACCACGTCGAGATGCTGCTCGTCCCGCACGCCGGGGCGCCCGCCCGCCCGCTCGGCAAGGGCGCGTCCGGGGGTGAGCTGTCCCGCGTGATGCTCGCGCTGGAGGTCGCGCTCGCCACCGCGCAGGGGTCCGGTGCCCTGACGCCCGGCACGTTCGTGTTCGACGAGGTCGACGCCGGCGTCGGCGGTCGGGCCGCCACGCAGGTCGGTGAGCGGCTCGCGCGGCTCGCCCGTGGCACCCAGGTCCTCGTCGTCACGCACCTCGCGCAGGTCGCGGCCTTCGGTGACCGGCACCTCGTGGTGACGAAGTCCGTCGCGGACGGGGTCGACGTCGTCACGGAGTCCGACGTGCGCGAGGTCGACGGCGAGGCACGGGTCCGTGAGCTCGCGCGGATGCTGTCCGGCCAGGACGACTCGGCGACGGCGCGCGCGCATGCCGCGGAGCTGCTGGCCCAGTCCGTGGGACGATGACCGGCGATGAGAGTCTCCCTGCGCCGCCGCACGCCCGCGACCGATGACGCCGAGGTCGTCGGGCCCGCCCGCGTCGACCCCCGCACCAAGGGGCTGACGAAGCGCCTGAAGTCCGGTGACATCGCCGTGATCGACCACCTCGACCTCGACCGCGTGTCGGCCGAGGCGCTGGTGGCGTGCCAGCCGGCGGCCGTCCTCAACGCCGCGCGCTCCACGTCCGGCCGGTACCCGAACCTGGGTCCCGAGATCCTCGTCGAGGCGGGCATCCCGCTCGTCGACGACCTCGGTCCCGACGTGATGGCGCTGACCGAGGGGCGCGTGCTGCGCGTCGTCGACGGCGCCGTGTACGACGGCGAGACGCTGGTCGCCGAGGGCGTCGCGCAGACGGCCGCGTCCGTGGCCGCCACGATGGAGGAGGCCCGCGCCGGTCTGTCGGTGCAGCTCGAGTCGTTCGCCGCGAACACCATGGACTACCTGCGGCGCGAGCGCGAGCTCCTGCTCGACGGTGTCGGCGTCCCCGACATCGACACGCGGATCGACGGGCGCCAGGTCCTCATCGTCGTGCGCGGGTACCACTACAAGGAGGACCTGGTCACGCTGCGCCCGTACATCCGGGAGTACCGGCCGGTCCTCATCGGGGTGGACGGCGGCGCGGACGCGATCCTCGACGCCGGGTGGCGACCCGACCTGATCGTCGGCGACATGGACTCCGTGTCCGACCGCGCGCTGCAGTGCGGCGCCGAGGTGGTCGTGCACGCCTACCGGGACGGGCGCGCCCCGGGCCTGGCTCGCGTGGAGCAGCTCGGTGTGCCGCACGTCGTGTTCCCCGCGACCGGGACCAGCGAGGACGTCGCGATGCTCCTGGCCGACGACAAGGGGGCCGAGCTCATCGTCGCCGTCGGGACGCACGCCACCCTCATCGAGTTCCTCGACAAGGGACGCTCGGGCATGGCGAGCACGTTCCTCACGCGGCTGCGCGTCGGCGGCAAGCTCGTCGACGCCAAGGGCGTGTCCCAGCTGTACCAGCACCGCATCTCCAACGTGCAGCTCACCCTCCTCGTGCTGGCGGGGCTGCTCGCGCTGGGCGTCGCGCTCGCGGCGACGGCCGCCGGGCAGACGATGTTCGGCCTGGTGGGTGCGCGCGTCGACGACATCGTCTCGTGGGTAGGGTCGCTGTTCGGCGGATCGCCGTGACCCGGTCGTCCCGCCGCCACACCGCGTACACGCGGCCCGGCACCCCGTTCGCACGCCCTGCCGCGACCCTTCGCGCACCCGACCGAGAGCACACCCTGTGATCGACTTCCGCTACCACATCGTCTCCCTCATCTCGGTCTTCCTCGCGCTCGCCGTCGGCATCGCGCTGGGTGCCGGGCCCTTGGAGCAGACCATCGGCGAGAGCCTCACGGGTCAGGTCGATGCCCTGCGTACCGAGAAGGAGGAGCTGCGCACGCAGCTCGACGAGACCGGTGGCGACCTGGCGGCGGCCGAGGCCCTCGTGTCGGCGTCGGGCGAGCGCCTGCTCGCCGGGGCGCTCACCGACCGCCGGGTCGCGCTCGTCCTGATCGACGAGGTCCCCGAGGAGGAGGTCGCCGCACTCACGGAGCGGCTCGCCCAGGCGGGTGCGTCCGTCTCCGCGACGGTCACGGTCACCGACGCGTGGACCGACCCGGCGCTCGCGACCTACCGGCGGACGCTCGCCGGCACCCTCGTGTCGTACCTCGACTCCCCGCCCCCGGCCGACTCCGGGACCGAGGTCGAGCTGGCCGAGGCGCTCGTCTCCGGGCTCGTCGGGGTCGGCTCCGCCGCGCCCGACGCGCTCTCGGAGAACGCGTCGTCGCTGCTGGACGTCTTCGCCGAGGGTGACCGCGCCCTGGTGACCTTCGCGCAGGACGTCACCCGTCCCGCGGACGCCGTCGTCGTCGTCGTGGGGACGTCCCCGGCGGCGGGCGACGCGACGCCCAGCGCCGAGCCGACCTCGACGACCGCCGATGCGCACCTCGCGCTCGTGGGCGCCGCGCAGCGGCTGTCCGAGGGTGCGGTCGTGGCGGGGGACACCCGCGCCGGTGGCGGACTCGTGGCCGCCGTCCGCGAGGACGACGACCTCGGCGGGACCACGACCACCGTCGCGGACGCGACGACGGTCAGCGGGCAGGTCGTCGTGCCGCTGGCGCTGGCCGCGAGCATCGCGGGCCGACCCGGCCACTACGGCTACGGCGACGACCTGACGGCGCTGCCGCCGGCCGTGGAGCTGCCGCCGGTGGACCGCACGCCCGTGGTCCCCGAGGCCGCCGCCGGCACGCCCGACGACCCCGGCGCCGGGGGCGAGGCCGAAGGCGTCGAGTCCGGTGGTGAGGGGTGAGCACGGTGCGGCGCGTCGTCGCCGCGACCGTCGCCGGTGCCGTGACCGCCGCGGCCCGGGGAGGCATCGACCGGTGGCCCCCGGGCGGCGCCGCGACATGGACGCGCACCAACCACCGCGGTGAGCCCGTGAGCCTGCTCGAGGGCCCGTCGGTGGCACTCGGCGTGCTCGCGGGAGCGGTCGTCGGGGCGCCGGACGCCCGTGCCGCCGCGGCGGCGACGGTCGCCGTCGCCGGTGCCGGTGCGTTCGGGCTGGTGGACGACCTGCGGGAGGACACCGCGACGCGCACGAAAGGTCTGCGCGGGCACCTGGGAGCGCTCGCACACGGTCACCTGACCACGGGCGGCCTGAAGGTCCTCGGCATCGGGGTCAGCGCACTGGTGGCCGCGGCGGTCGCACGACCCGCCGGCGGCGCGGCGACGCGCCCCGTGGCCCGCGTCGCCGACACGCTGGCGTCGGCCGCGCTCGTCGCGGGCACGGCCAACCTGTTCAACCTCCTGGACCTGCGCCCCGGACGAGCGCTGAAGGCGGCCTCGTTGGCCGCGGCGCCGCTCGTGACCACGGCGGGCGGGGGAGCGGCCTGCGCCGTCCTCGGGGCGGCGGCCACGGCCGTCCGGGCCGACCTCGCCGGGACCGACATGCTGGGTGACTCCGGGGCGAACGCGCTGGGCGCCGCACTCGGCACCGCGCTGGTGCTGGGCGCACCCCGTCCCGCCCGGCTCGCCGCCCTCGGCGTGGTCGTGGGACTCACGCTCGCGAGCGAGCGCATCAGCTTCACGCGCGTCATCGAGCGCACACCCGTGCTGCGCGAGCTCGACGCGTGGGGCCGGCGCCCGGGCCCCGCCCCCGTCACCGGTGCCGCCGCAGGCGGACCCGTCCCGTCATGAGCACCGGGGTGCGTCGCGCGCTCCAGGGTCTGGTGGGCGCCGCCGCGATGATCGCCGCGGTCACCGTCGTGAGCCGGGTGCTGGGGCTCGTGCGGACGCTCGTGCAGGCGTCGACCGTCGGCTACGAGGCGATCGCCGACGCCTACAGCGCGGCGAACCTGCTGCCGACCGTGCTCTTCGAGGTCGCGGCCGGCGGGGCGCTGGCCGGGGCCGTGGTGCCGCTCCTCGCCGGCCCCGTCGCGCGGGCCGACCGGGAGCAGGTCGCGCGCGTGGTTTCCGCGGCGCTCGGCTGGGTGCTGCTGGTGCTGGTACCCGTCGGCCTGCTGCTGGCGGCGCTGAGCGGGGTCATCGGGGAGTTCGCCGGCAAGGACGCGGTCATGACGGCCACGGTGCGGTTCTTCGTGCTGGTGTTCTCCGTCCAGGTCCCCGTCTACGGGCTGACGGTGCTGCTGTACGGGGTCCTGCAGGCCCACCAGCGGTTCTTCTGGCCCGCCTTCGCCCCCGTGCTCAACTCGCTCGTCCTGATCGCCACGTTCGCCGTCTACGGCGCCCTGGCCGACGGGGAGACGCGCGACCCGACGGCGCTCGCGGCCGGCGCGCTCGACGTGCTCGCCTGGGGCACCACGGCGGGCGTGATCGCCATGTGCCTGCCCGTGATCCGGCCCGCACGGCGACTCGGGGTGCGCCTGACGCCGACGCTGCGGTTCCCGGGCGACGCCGGCACGCGGTTCCGTGCGCTCGCGCTGGCGGGCGTCGGGTCGGTGGCCGCGCAGCAGGTGTCGGTCCTGGTCATCTGGGTCATGGCCAACGGGCTGCTGCCCCACGACGGGCGCGGCTTCTCCTCGTGGGTGTACTCCCAGCAGGTCTACCTGCTGCCGTACGCCGTGCTGGTCGTCCCGCTGGCGACCTCCACGTTCCCCCGGGTGGCCGCGTACGCCGCTGCCGGCGACGGGAGGCGGTTCGCGCTCATGTCGGCCGTCACGACGCGCGCGGTGCTCGCGGTCGGTGCGCTGGGCGGTGCGGCGGTGCTGGCCGCGGCCGCAGCCGCCGCGACCGTCTTCGCGCGACTCTCCGACGGGGAGGACGCCCGCTTCATCGAGGCCATGACCGTCTTGCTCACGTGGACGGCACCGGGCCTGGTCGGGCTGGCCGTGATGTTCCACGTCTCGCGGACGCTCTACGCGGTCGAGCGTCCGCGGGCCGCGATCGCGGCGAACGTCGTGGGGTGGGGCTCGGTGGCCGTGCTGGCACCCGCGCTCCTGGTGGTGACCGGCACCGAGGGGACCGAGGTGCTGCGCGCCATCGGCCTGGCGACGTCCCTGGGGATGACCGCGGGCGGGATCGCGGCCGTCGTCGCGCTGCGACGGACGGCCGGTGGCAGCGCCCTGTCCGGGATGGTGCGCACCGCGCTGGTGGCGCTCGGCGCTGCGTGCGTCGGGGCGTTCGCCGGCCGTGCGGTCGCCTCGACCGTGCTGGACCTCGTCGGGGACGACGCGTTGACCGCGACCGGTGCGGCTGCCGGAGCGGCGGTGGTGGCGGCGACCGTGGTCGCGGCCGCGGTCGTGCTCCTCGACCGCAGCACCCTGACGGGCATCGTGTCGCTCGAGCGGACACCCGGCCCGGGAGCCGGCGCCGCGCGTCGCTGACCGGCGCGTCGCGACCCCCGGCGGACGTCGGAGGTCCGGACGTCGGGTAGCGTGGAAGCCCGTGATGGAACGCGCGCATCGACTCTCCGGGCGGTCGGACTCCCTGACCCGGCACATCTTCGTCACCGGAGGCGTCGCCTCCTCCTTGGGCAAGGGCCTGACGGCCAGCAGCCTGGGTCGACTCCTGCGTTCTCGTGGCCTGCGGGTCACGATGCAGAAGCTCGACCCGTACCTCAACGTCGACCCCGGCACCATGAACCCGTTCCAGCACGGTGAGGTGTTCGTCACGGAGGACGGCGCCGAGACCGACCTGGACGTCGGTCACTACGAGCGGTTCCTGGACGTGGACCTGATCGGCTCGGCGAACGTCACCACGGGCCAGGTGTACTCGAACGTGATCGCGAAGGAGCGGCGCGGCGAGTACCTCGGCGACACCGTGCAGGTGATCCCGCACATCACGGACGAGATCAAGGAGCGCATGCGCTCCCAGGCGGCCGACGACGTCGACGTGATCATCACGGAGATCGGCGGCACCGTCGGCGACATCGAGTCGCAGCCGTTCCTCGAGGCGGCGCGCCAGGTGCGCCACGACCTGGGCCGCGACAACGTGTTCTTCCTGCACGTGTCGCTGCTGCCGTACATCGGCCCGTCGGGCGAGCTGAAGACCAAGCCGACGCAGCACTCCGTCGCCGCGCTGCGCAGCATCGGCATCCAGCCCGACGCGATCGTGCTGCGCGCCGACCGCGAGGTGCCCGAGTCGATCAAGCGCAAGATCGCGCTGTTCTGCGACGTCGAGATCGCGAGCGTCGCGATCGCCAAGGACGCGCCGAGCATCTACGACATCCCGCGCGTGCTGCACGCCGAGGGCCTCGACGCGTACGTCGTGCAGCGTCTCGGCCTGCCGTTCCGGGACGTCGAGTGGAGCGGCTGGGACGCGCTGCTCACGCGGGTGCACGCCCCCGCCCACGAGCTCGAGATCGCGCTCGTCGGCAAGTACATCGACCTGCCCGACGCGTACCTGTCGGTCACCGAGGCGCTGCGCGCCGGCGGCTTCCACCACGACGCGCGCGTCACGATCCGCTGGGTCCCGTCCGACGACTGCCGGACGCCCGAGGGCGCCCAGGAGGCGCTGGGCGGTGTCGACGCCGTGCTGGTGCCCGGTGGCTTCGGCGTGCGCGGCATCGAGGGCAAGCTCGGCGCGCTGCGCTGGGCGCGCGAGCGCAAGGTCCCCACCCTGGGCCTGTGCCTGGGGCTGCAGTGCATGGTCATCGAGTACGCGCGCAACGTCGCGGGGCTCGAGGGCGCGTCGTCCTCGGAGTTCGACCCCGGCTCGCCGCACCCGGTGATCGCGACCATGGACGAGCAGCTCGCGATCGTCGACGGCGACGGCGACCTGGGCGGCACGATGCGCCTGGGCGCGTACGACGCGAAGCTCAGCCCCGGGTCCGTGGTGGCCGAGGTGTACGGCGCGGAGCGCGTGTCCGAGCGTCACCGGCACCGGTACGAGGTGAACAACGCGTACCGCGACCGGCTCGAGGCCGCGGGCCTCGTGATCTCCGGGGTCTCGCCCGACCGGTCGCTCGTCGAGTTCGTCGAGCTGCCGCGCGAGGAGCACCCGTACTACGTGGCGACCCAGGCGCACCCGGAGTTCAAGTCGCGCCCGACGCGCGCGCACCCGCTGTTCGCCGGCCTCGTCGGTGCGGCGCTCGCGGCCCGGACCTCGGCGTGAGCGGCGAACCGGTCGACGTCCCCCGGGAGCGGGAGGTCGTCGAGCACCGCCTGCTGCACGCCGGGCGCGTGTGGGACCTGGTGTCCGACACCGTGCGGCTGGACGACGGGGACGTCGTCCGTGAGTACGTCGACCACCCCGGCGCCGTCGCCGTGATCGCGCTCGACGACGACGACCGGGTGCTGCTCCTCTCGCAGTACCGGCACCCCGTCCGGCACGTGCTCTGGGAGCCGCCCGCGGGCCTGCTCGACGTCGAGGACGAGGGCCCGGTCACGGCGGCGGCCCGCGAGCTGGCGGAGGAGGCCGACCTGGTCGCCGGACGGTGGTGGCACCTGGTCGACTGGTTCACCTCGCCCGGTGGCTCGGACGAGCGGATCACGGTCTTCCTCGCCCGGGACCTGACGCCCGTGCCCGAGGCGGACCGTTACGAGCGGGGCGAGGAGGAGGCCGACATGGTGGCGACGTGGCTCCCGCTGGACGACGCCGTCGCGGGCGTCCTCGCAGGTCGGCTCCACTGCCCGACGACCGTGGCCGGCGTGCTCGCGGCCTCGGCGGCGCGGTCGGCCGGGTGGGCGGGTCTCGTGGCGGTCGCACCGCGCTGATCACGCCCGGAGAGCGCGCGGTGGTGTACTTCGACGCATCCGTCCGCATCCTGGTTCAACGGTTCCCTCGTCGCGGGTCGGCCGCTGATCTCGCTGGCGCGAGTCGAGCGACCTTCCGTCCGCGGGGCCGTCGGCGCCGGACGCCCCCGAGGTCCGGCACGTGGTGGACCACGCCCGCGCGCACGGGGCCGGGCACCCCGAGACGACCTACCTGCTCACCGGGGACTCCCAGGTGCACCGCGCACCTCGCGCACCTCGCGCACCTCGCGCACGGCGCCGTGCCGCCCGACGACACCCTCGCGCGCCGGGGACGCATCGTGCTCGTCGACCGCGAGATCCGTCCCGTCGTCGTCGCGGACGACCCGGTCGCCGCCTTCGCAAGCCCCGGCGCCCTGAGCCCCGTGGGCGACGTCAGCGTCGTCCGGGGCCGGCCACCTCGGGCGACGCGGCCACGGGGCGCACGCGCAGCGTGCCGTGGAACAGCGCGAGCATCGCGGTGAGCACCGCGGCGCCCAGCATGTGCAGGTTCACCAGCGCGATCGGCAGGCCGGTCAGCAGCTGCACGTAGCCGATGCCGCCCTGGGCGAGGCTCGCGCC encodes the following:
- the murJ gene encoding murein biosynthesis integral membrane protein MurJ; amino-acid sequence: MSTGVRRALQGLVGAAAMIAAVTVVSRVLGLVRTLVQASTVGYEAIADAYSAANLLPTVLFEVAAGGALAGAVVPLLAGPVARADREQVARVVSAALGWVLLVLVPVGLLLAALSGVIGEFAGKDAVMTATVRFFVLVFSVQVPVYGLTVLLYGVLQAHQRFFWPAFAPVLNSLVLIATFAVYGALADGETRDPTALAAGALDVLAWGTTAGVIAMCLPVIRPARRLGVRLTPTLRFPGDAGTRFRALALAGVGSVAAQQVSVLVIWVMANGLLPHDGRGFSSWVYSQQVYLLPYAVLVVPLATSTFPRVAAYAAAGDGRRFALMSAVTTRAVLAVGALGGAAVLAAAAAAATVFARLSDGEDARFIEAMTVLLTWTAPGLVGLAVMFHVSRTLYAVERPRAAIAANVVGWGSVAVLAPALLVVTGTEGTEVLRAIGLATSLGMTAGGIAAVVALRRTAGGSALSGMVRTALVALGAACVGAFAGRAVASTVLDLVGDDALTATGAAAGAAVVAATVVAAAVVLLDRSTLTGIVSLERTPGPGAGAARR
- a CDS encoding copper transporter; the encoded protein is MIDFRYHIVSLISVFLALAVGIALGAGPLEQTIGESLTGQVDALRTEKEELRTQLDETGGDLAAAEALVSASGERLLAGALTDRRVALVLIDEVPEEEVAALTERLAQAGASVSATVTVTDAWTDPALATYRRTLAGTLVSYLDSPPPADSGTEVELAEALVSGLVGVGSAAPDALSENASSLLDVFAEGDRALVTFAQDVTRPADAVVVVVGTSPAAGDATPSAEPTSTTADAHLALVGAAQRLSEGAVVAGDTRAGGGLVAAVREDDDLGGTTTTVADATTVSGQVVVPLALAASIAGRPGHYGYGDDLTALPPAVELPPVDRTPVVPEAAAGTPDDPGAGGEAEGVESGGEG
- a CDS encoding NAD kinase; translation: MTRRALVVRHSGRPEALDATEAVLRALRDADVEPVTASFDTTADELPPFELAVVLGGDGTILRAAELTRGTDVPLLGVNLGHVGFLAEIEPADVTTAVHRLTSGDYDVEERATLDVRVVAADGTVEDCWALNEAALEKTDPARMIEVVIEVDGRPLSSFGCDGLVAASATGSTAHAFSAGGPVVWPDVRGMVLVPLAAHSLFARPLVMGPSSVLAVEIIERSPSTAVVTCDGRRQLALARGTRLEVRVSDVPVRFARLNPAPFTTRLVQKFDLPVVGWRGAHHDDEDEAR
- a CDS encoding CTP synthase — translated: MERAHRLSGRSDSLTRHIFVTGGVASSLGKGLTASSLGRLLRSRGLRVTMQKLDPYLNVDPGTMNPFQHGEVFVTEDGAETDLDVGHYERFLDVDLIGSANVTTGQVYSNVIAKERRGEYLGDTVQVIPHITDEIKERMRSQAADDVDVIITEIGGTVGDIESQPFLEAARQVRHDLGRDNVFFLHVSLLPYIGPSGELKTKPTQHSVAALRSIGIQPDAIVLRADREVPESIKRKIALFCDVEIASVAIAKDAPSIYDIPRVLHAEGLDAYVVQRLGLPFRDVEWSGWDALLTRVHAPAHELEIALVGKYIDLPDAYLSVTEALRAGGFHHDARVTIRWVPSDDCRTPEGAQEALGGVDAVLVPGGFGVRGIEGKLGALRWARERKVPTLGLCLGLQCMVIEYARNVAGLEGASSSEFDPGSPHPVIATMDEQLAIVDGDGDLGGTMRLGAYDAKLSPGSVVAEVYGAERVSERHRHRYEVNNAYRDRLEAAGLVISGVSPDRSLVEFVELPREEHPYYVATQAHPEFKSRPTRAHPLFAGLVGAALAARTSA
- the steA gene encoding putative cytokinetic ring protein SteA, yielding MRVSLRRRTPATDDAEVVGPARVDPRTKGLTKRLKSGDIAVIDHLDLDRVSAEALVACQPAAVLNAARSTSGRYPNLGPEILVEAGIPLVDDLGPDVMALTEGRVLRVVDGAVYDGETLVAEGVAQTAASVAATMEEARAGLSVQLESFAANTMDYLRRERELLLDGVGVPDIDTRIDGRQVLIVVRGYHYKEDLVTLRPYIREYRPVLIGVDGGADAILDAGWRPDLIVGDMDSVSDRALQCGAEVVVHAYRDGRAPGLARVEQLGVPHVVFPATGTSEDVAMLLADDKGAELIVAVGTHATLIEFLDKGRSGMASTFLTRLRVGGKLVDAKGVSQLYQHRISNVQLTLLVLAGLLALGVALAATAAGQTMFGLVGARVDDIVSWVGSLFGGSP
- a CDS encoding NUDIX domain-containing protein, with the protein product MSGEPVDVPREREVVEHRLLHAGRVWDLVSDTVRLDDGDVVREYVDHPGAVAVIALDDDDRVLLLSQYRHPVRHVLWEPPAGLLDVEDEGPVTAAARELAEEADLVAGRWWHLVDWFTSPGGSDERITVFLARDLTPVPEADRYERGEEEADMVATWLPLDDAVAGVLAGRLHCPTTVAGVLAASAARSAGWAGLVAVAPR
- the recN gene encoding DNA repair protein RecN, with translation MIDEIRIDDLGVIGRAHVRLGPGLTVLTGETGAGKTMVLTALGLLLGGRADPATVRTGATGAAVEGRVLLPAGSPALERARDAGADVDDDGTLVVLRTVGAGTAEATGRSRAYLGGRSVPQGVLAEIAEELVTVHGQADQMRLRSAARQRAALDAFAGPAHAAVLAEHAATWAERGRVQSELEDRVTRARELAREAELLRLGLAEVERVDPQPGEDLALAAEAERLGNAEDLRAAAAGAHVALVGDEDAADVGAAATVLVEEARRSLEQAGHHDRALADLAARAAEVGYLLADVAAELSAYVQDLQADPARLDAVQRRRAELTGLTRSYGEDVAAVLEWSQGASLRLLDLDGGEGRVAELTARRDALDDALRRTAATITATRVDAARRLGLAVTEELASLAMGGAHLEVAVRPADEPGAHGADHVEMLLVPHAGAPARPLGKGASGGELSRVMLALEVALATAQGSGALTPGTFVFDEVDAGVGGRAATQVGERLARLARGTQVLVVTHLAQVAAFGDRHLVVTKSVADGVDVVTESDVREVDGEARVRELARMLSGQDDSATARAHAAELLAQSVGR